In the genome of Paenibacillus pabuli, the window TTTCAAGGAGATGCCAGTTTTCCAGGATTACGAGAAATTAAGCCAAGTGAAAGTGGATTTTATTGAAGCTCAGACAGATGGTTTCCAAGAGAAAAAAAATCTGTTGTTTGCTTCAAATGAGCTGCCGGATGCCTTGTTCCGTTCAGGCATTTCCCCGCTTGAGGCCATCCGATATGGCTCTGCCGGCCAATTGATCCCACTGGAAGGTCTTATCGATGAATATGCTCCGAATTTGAAAAAATTAATGGATCAATATCCCGAAATTCGCTCAGGCATTACTACACCAGAGGGCCACATTTATGCGATTCCGGGAATTGTTACGCTAAGTGCGGCGCGTACAGATAAGAAATGGATCAATCAGATGTGGCTTGACAAGCTGAATCTGGAAGTGCCGGAAACTACAGAGGAACTGTACAACGTGTTGCTTGCCTTCCGTGATGGTGATCCGAATGGAAACGGCAAACAGGATGAACTTCCGATGACTGCCCGCGTGGGATTGGCTGTTGTAAGCGCGATGAGCGGCTCATTCGGATTGGATTCACAGCTCGGATATAACATCAATATTGAAAATGACAAAGTAAGTGTTTGGATGGGCAGTGACCAGAATAAAGAAATGCTGATGTATTTAAATAAGCTGTACAAGGAAAAGCTGCTGGACCAGGAAATATTTTCTCACACGGAAGCGCAGTATCTGGCCAAGCAGGGATCGGGAAATACAGGTTTTTTCTTTGACCAGACAAACAATAACTTTCTGTCGATACAGGACCAATATACCGGTATCGCCCCACTGGAAGGCCCCCAAGGTGACCGGTTGCAGAGTCAGGCACTGCCGATTGCCAGAGATTTTGGAGCTTTTGCAATCACATCCGTTAATAAATATCCGGAAGTGACGATGCGCTGGATTGATTATTTCTACAGTGACGAGGGTTCTACCCTGCTCCGATTTGGAAGAGAAGGTGAGCATTACGAGATGAAAGATGGTATTCCTTACTATAAAGAGGACTTCTTAAAGGAGATCGCCAACCAGGCCAAGATTACGCCTTATGCCGGAGGAGGCGCGCCACATCTGATCAGTGAACAGGTTGCTTCATTCATTAATCCACCGCAGGTGCAGGAGGCGCAGCAAAAGCTTGATCCATTTATGCCGAAGGTACGCTATGCCGCTCCAATGTTTGATGAGCAAACCGCTCAGGAAGTCAATATTCTGCGAAATGATATCGATAAATATTACGAAGAACAGAGTACAAAATTTATTGTGGGTGCAATCGGTTTTGACAAGTGGGAGCAATTCCAGGCCACGCTCAAAAAGATGAAAATCGAGGAACTGGAGAAATTGTATCAGGATGCCTATGACAAAATGAAGAAATAATGCAGAAACATCATGGATGAGGAGCAGATGCCCATGAAAAGCGCTAAAACCGATGCAACGATAACAATGCCACGAAGCCATCCGAAAAAGAATTCGGGCCTGTTAAGGCAAATGGGCAAAAGATTGGACCTGTACCTGATGCTGCTTCTGCCAGTCACTTGGTATCTGGTATTTCACTATGCTCCGTTGTATGGATTGCAAATTGCGTTCAAAAATTTCAATCCGGCCAAAGGAATCTTGGGCAGCAGCTGGGAGGGTTTTGGGCACTTTCAACGATTTTTTGATTCCTATTATTTCTGGAGACTTCTATGGAATACACTTTCCATTAACTTGTTCTCCTTATTGATTGCCTTTCCGATTCCGATTCTGCTAGCACTAATTATTAATGAAATTCGCAATAAAACCTTCAGCAAGTGGCTGCAAAATATTACGTATATTCCCCACTTTATTTCAGTGGTCGTCATCGTTGGCATACTGAATGTGTTTCTCTCGCCCCATACGGGTCCAGTCAACCTGCTGATTGAGGCATTCGGAGGTACACCGATCCGTTTTCTTGAGGAAGCAGGTTGGTTTAAAACCATTTTTATCAGTTCGAATATATGGCAGAACATGGGCTGGCAATCCATCATCTATATTGCAGCCTTGAGCGGAGTGAACCCGCATCTGTATGAAGCTGCCAAGATGGACGGAGCATCAAGGCTGCGGCGCATTTGGCATATTTCGCTACCCGGTATCGCTCCGGTCGTCATCATTTTGCTCATTTTGGATATCGGTCATTTCATGAACATAGGGTTTGAGAAAATTTTGCTGATGCAAAACAATCTCAATCTGGAATCGAGTGACGTCATTTCAACCTTTGTCTATACGACAGGTATCCTCAAGGGAGAATACAGCTATACAGCTGCTATCGGGCTTTTTAATTCAATCATTAATCTGCTGTTACTCTTACTGGTCAATCGGATTGCGCGAAAGACGTCTGAGACGAGCTTATGGTAAAGGAGGGCAAGATCCCATGTCCAAACAGCCGACATTGCAAGCCAGTTCCAATGAACGGATTTTCGATGTAATCATCTACATCATAGCCTCAATCATTATCATCGCTGTGCTATATCCGTTGATTTTTATCGTGAGTGCTTCATTCAGTGATCCCACGAAAGTATTGAACGGAGAAGTCTGGTTATTACCCAAAGGACTGACGTTGGACGCCTACACGAACATTTTGCACAACGAGAAGATTTGGCTGGGGTATCGCAATACGATATTTTATACGGTCGTGGGCACTGTGATTAACATTATCATGACCGTGTTGGCCGCATACCCTCTTTCCAGACCTGACCTTCCTGGACGTAATGTAATCATGGTGTTTATCACACTAACGATGTTTTTCAGTGGCGGATTAATTCCAACATATCTATTGGTCAAAAATCTGGGTATGGTGGATACGATGTGGGCTCTGATCATTCCCGGTGCGATCGCCACGTACAATCTGATTGTGATGAGAACTTATTTTCAGTCGAGTATTCCCTGGGAGCTGCAAGAAGCTGCCCACATGGATGGTTGCTCCAATTGGCGGCTGCTATTGAGCATTATTCTGCCTTTGTCCAAGCCGATTCTGGCCGTGATGGTACTGTTCTATGCCGTAGGCCACTGGAATTCATTTTTTAACGCACTCATCTATATTCGTAACGAGAATTTGCATCCGCTTCAGTTGGTACTGCGCGAAATTCTGCTGATCAGCCAATCCGATGCCGTGGACGGCAGCCTTGGATTGGAGGATAAAATCTTGCTCGCGGAGAGCATCAAATATGCGGTGATTATCGTCTCCAGTTTGCCTGTACTGTTGATGTATCCTTTTGTGCAGCGTCATTTTGTTAAAGGGGTCATGATTGGATCGATTAAAGGTTAAATTCAGATCAACGACAATGATGGAGGACTTATGTTGAAATCAAACGCCAGAATTAGTATAGATTGTAGTCGTGTTAGCGAGCATACGGTCAACCCTTATTTGTTTGGGCATTTTGTGGAAGACATCCGGGACCATATGGAGGCGATGCTTGCCTTTCCATTGAAGGATATGGATTTTGAAAGCGAGGCTGAATTAAGCACTTCTGTATCAGGAAGCTGGTACGCTTACACCAATGGGAGAAATACGCAATATGCGATGGAGGCTCCAGCCCACAGACATTCGGGCCGTGCTCAGCGTATTCGTATCTTTAGTGATGATGAAGCGTACGCTGGAATTGCACAAAGATCCGCTTTGAAAGGGCCCATGGATTACACCGTACGTATAGTTGCGCGAGCTTCCATCGAACTACAATATTTGATGGTCGAAGCGGTTGATAGACGAACAGAAGAATTACTTGGTCAGTTGAAAGTCGAATTGGACAGCCATAACTGGCGGGATTATGAAGGACGGCTGACGATTAAACGAGCTTGCCCCGATGCAGAAATTCGGGTATATATTCCGGCAGAGCATCCGAGATGGATCGATC includes:
- a CDS encoding ABC transporter permease, encoding MKSAKTDATITMPRSHPKKNSGLLRQMGKRLDLYLMLLLPVTWYLVFHYAPLYGLQIAFKNFNPAKGILGSSWEGFGHFQRFFDSYYFWRLLWNTLSINLFSLLIAFPIPILLALIINEIRNKTFSKWLQNITYIPHFISVVVIVGILNVFLSPHTGPVNLLIEAFGGTPIRFLEEAGWFKTIFISSNIWQNMGWQSIIYIAALSGVNPHLYEAAKMDGASRLRRIWHISLPGIAPVVIILLILDIGHFMNIGFEKILLMQNNLNLESSDVISTFVYTTGILKGEYSYTAAIGLFNSIINLLLLLLVNRIARKTSETSLW
- a CDS encoding extracellular solute-binding protein → MRKHWGRNMIMMMIASSLMVAGCSSGGTTNESSPEVSKNEVHATGFPIVDQPVNLKMFTRIAPVNGPFKEMPVFQDYEKLSQVKVDFIEAQTDGFQEKKNLLFASNELPDALFRSGISPLEAIRYGSAGQLIPLEGLIDEYAPNLKKLMDQYPEIRSGITTPEGHIYAIPGIVTLSAARTDKKWINQMWLDKLNLEVPETTEELYNVLLAFRDGDPNGNGKQDELPMTARVGLAVVSAMSGSFGLDSQLGYNINIENDKVSVWMGSDQNKEMLMYLNKLYKEKLLDQEIFSHTEAQYLAKQGSGNTGFFFDQTNNNFLSIQDQYTGIAPLEGPQGDRLQSQALPIARDFGAFAITSVNKYPEVTMRWIDYFYSDEGSTLLRFGREGEHYEMKDGIPYYKEDFLKEIANQAKITPYAGGGAPHLISEQVASFINPPQVQEAQQKLDPFMPKVRYAAPMFDEQTAQEVNILRNDIDKYYEEQSTKFIVGAIGFDKWEQFQATLKKMKIEELEKLYQDAYDKMKK
- a CDS encoding carbohydrate ABC transporter permease, giving the protein MSKQPTLQASSNERIFDVIIYIIASIIIIAVLYPLIFIVSASFSDPTKVLNGEVWLLPKGLTLDAYTNILHNEKIWLGYRNTIFYTVVGTVINIIMTVLAAYPLSRPDLPGRNVIMVFITLTMFFSGGLIPTYLLVKNLGMVDTMWALIIPGAIATYNLIVMRTYFQSSIPWELQEAAHMDGCSNWRLLLSIILPLSKPILAVMVLFYAVGHWNSFFNALIYIRNENLHPLQLVLREILLISQSDAVDGSLGLEDKILLAESIKYAVIIVSSLPVLLMYPFVQRHFVKGVMIGSIKG